Proteins from one Brockia lithotrophica genomic window:
- a CDS encoding Glutamine ABC transporter, periplasmic glutamine-binding protein: MFEKLSWRKLGAVLLALLLIAGLAACGQGGSSSPGGGKDTGASTGSPTLDAIKQRGKLVAGVKYDTKLFGYKDPATGKVEGFDVDLARLLAEKILGDPNKVELVEVTSKTRIPMLKNGDIDVIIATMTITKKRMEEIDFSNAYYVAGQSLLVPKGSRIRGIQDLDETTTVIGVKGSTSVQNIREKAPKANVAEYDNYADAFNALRSGKGDALTTDNVILLGMRQQDPNYVLVGGLFTTEPYGIGIRKGDQVFVKYVNDFLKEIKANGKYAEIYKKWLQEEPQEKDLKAIDGDFTIPEGS, translated from the coding sequence ATGTTCGAGAAACTCTCGTGGAGGAAATTGGGTGCCGTCCTCCTCGCCCTGCTTCTCATCGCAGGCCTCGCTGCCTGCGGCCAAGGAGGGTCGTCTTCCCCCGGTGGCGGCAAAGACACAGGAGCGTCTACGGGAAGCCCGACGCTTGACGCCATTAAACAACGCGGAAAGCTCGTCGCGGGGGTGAAGTACGACACGAAACTCTTCGGCTATAAAGACCCCGCGACGGGCAAGGTGGAAGGCTTCGACGTCGACCTCGCTCGCCTCCTCGCCGAAAAGATCTTGGGCGACCCCAACAAGGTGGAACTCGTCGAGGTCACTTCGAAGACGCGGATCCCCATGCTGAAAAACGGCGACATCGACGTGATCATCGCGACGATGACGATCACGAAGAAGCGGATGGAAGAAATCGACTTCTCCAACGCGTATTACGTCGCCGGGCAATCCCTCCTCGTGCCCAAGGGATCCCGAATCCGAGGCATTCAAGACCTCGACGAAACCACGACCGTGATCGGTGTAAAGGGTTCGACGAGCGTACAAAACATCCGGGAGAAGGCTCCCAAGGCCAACGTAGCGGAGTACGATAACTACGCCGACGCGTTTAACGCCCTGCGGAGTGGAAAGGGCGATGCCCTCACGACGGACAACGTGATCCTCCTGGGAATGCGCCAGCAAGATCCGAATTACGTACTCGTCGGCGGGCTCTTCACCACGGAACCTTACGGGATTGGAATTCGCAAAGGCGACCAAGTCTTCGTGAAGTACGTAAACGACTTTCTCAAGGAAATCAAGGCCAACGGAAAGTACGCGGAAATCTACAAGAAGTGGCTTCAAGAAGAACCCCAAGAGAAAGACCTCAAGGCCATCGACGGCGACTTCACGATACCCGAAGGTTCGTAA